One genomic region from Marmota flaviventris isolate mMarFla1 chromosome 6, mMarFla1.hap1, whole genome shotgun sequence encodes:
- the Gja1 gene encoding gap junction alpha-1 protein: protein MGDWSALGKLLDKVQAYSTAGGKVWLSVLFIFRILLLGTAVESAWGDEQSAFRCNTQQPGCENVCYDKSFPISHVRFWVLQIIFVSVPTLLYLAHVFYVMRKEEKLNKKEEELKVAQTDGVNVEMHLKQIEIKKFKYGIEEHGKVKMRGGLLRTYIISILFKSVFEVAFLLIQWYIYGFSLSAVYTCKRDPCPHQVDCFLSRPTEKTIFIIFMLVVSLVSLALNIIELFYVFFKGVKDRVKGRSDPYHATTGPLSPSKDCGSPKYAYFNGCSSPTAPLSPMSPPGYKLVTGDRNNSSCRNYNKQASEQNWANYSAEQNRMGQAGSTISNSHAQPFDFPDDNQNSKKIAAGHELQPLAIVDQRPSSRASSRASSRPRPDDLEI, encoded by the coding sequence ATGGGTGACTGGAGTGCCTTAGGCAAACTCCTTGACAAGGTCCAAGCCTACTCCACTGCTGGAGGGAAGGTGTGGCTGTCTGTTCTCTTCATTTTTCGAATCCTGCTACTGGGGACAGCAGTTGAATCAGCTTGGGGTGATGAGCAGTCTGCCTTTCGTTGCAATACCCAACAACCTGGTTGTGAAAATGTCTGCTACGACAAGTCTTTCCCAATCTCTCATGTGCGCTTCTGGGTCCTGCAGATCATATTTGTGTCTGTACCCACACTCTTGTACCTGGCTCATGTGTTCTATGTgatgagaaaagaagagaaactgaacaagaaggaggaggagctcAAAGTTGCCCAAACTGATGGGGTAAACGTGGAGATGCACTTGAAGCAGATTGAAATAAAGAAGTTCAAGTATGGCATCGAGGAGCATGGTAAAGTGAAGATGCGAGGAGGGCTGCTGAGAACCTACATCATCAGTATCCTCTTCAAGTCTGTCTTCGAGGTGGCCTTCTTGCTGATCCAGTGGTACATCTATGGATTCAGCTTGAGTGCTGTCTACACTTGCAAAAGAGATCCCTGCCCACATCAAGTGGACTGCTTCCTCTCTCGCCCCACTGAGAAAACCATCTTCATCATCTTCATGCTGGTGGTGTCCTTGGTGTCTCTTGCCTTGAATATCATTGAACTCTTCTATGTCTTCTTCAAGGGCGTTAAGGATCGTGTGAAGGGAAGGAGTGATCCTTACCACGCTACCACTGGCCCACTGAGCCCCTCAAAAGACTGTGGATCTCCAAAATATGCTTATTTCAATGGCTGCTCTTCACCAACCGCTCCCCTGTCACCTATGTCTCCTCCTGGGTACAAGCTGGTTACTGGCGACAGAAACAATTCTTCATGCCGTAATTATAACAAGCAAGCAAGTGAGCAAAACTGGGCTAATTACAGCGCAGAACAAAACCGAATGGGGCAGGCAGGAAGCACCATCTCTAACTCCCACGCCCAGCCTTTCGATTTCCCGGATGACAACCAGAATTCTAAAAAAATCGCTGCTGGACATGAACTACAGCCACTAGCCATCGTGGACCAGCGACCTTCAAGCAGAGCCAGCAGCCGTGCCAGCAGCCGACCTCGGCCTGATGACCTGGAGATCTAG